From the genome of Ziziphus jujuba cultivar Dongzao chromosome 6, ASM3175591v1, one region includes:
- the LOC107430201 gene encoding brassinosteroid-responsive RING protein 1 — translation MGFPVGYTELFLPKLFFHTLSFLGFIRKFISFLFRCLGLQDFIEPDNGSWADPGTRIPEFHSMSALLIREILPVVKFSELVDPPESCAVCLYEFESEDEIRRLTNCRHIFHRGCLDRWMGYDQRTCPLCRTPFIPEDMQGSFNERLWAASGIPDFYGEYSHITGL, via the coding sequence aTGGGGTTTCCAGTGGGCTACACAGAGCTTTTCCTTCCAAAACTGTTTTTCCACACTCTTTCCTTTCTGGGTTTCATCAGAAAATTCATCTCCTTCCTCTTCCGTTGTCTGGGTCTTCAAGATTTCATCGAACCCGACAATGGCAGCTGGGCCGACCCGGGAACCCGAATACCCGAATTCCACTCCATGTCTGCGTTGTTAATACGGGAAATCCTACCGGTGGTGAAGTTCTCGGAGCTTGTGGACCCACCCGAGAGCTGTGCGGTGTGTTTGTACGAGTTTGAATCTGAGGATGAGATCCGACGGCTGACGAATTGCCGTCACATATTCCACAGAGGGTGTCTGGACCGTTGGATGGGTTACGATCAGAGAACCTGTCCGCTTTGTAGAACGCCGTTTATACCGGAAGATATGCAAGGCTCTTTCAATGAGAGGCTTTGGGCTGCTTCTGGTATTCCTGATTTTTATGGCGAATATTCTCATATTACtggtttgtaa